From the genome of Globicephala melas chromosome 16, mGloMel1.2, whole genome shotgun sequence, one region includes:
- the LOC115856483 gene encoding deoxyuridine 5'-triphosphate nucleotidohydrolase, mitochondrial, which translates to MRLRFVRLSEHATAPTKGSERAAGYDLYSACEYTVPPMEKALVKTDIQIALPNGCYGRVAPRSGLAAKHFIDVGAGVIDEDYRRNVGVVLFNFGKEKFEVKKGDGIAQLICERIFYPEIEEVQVLDDTERGSGGFGSTGNN; encoded by the coding sequence ATGCGGCTCCGCTTTGTCCGGCTTTCGGAGCACGCCACCGCTCCGACCAAGGGGTCCGAGCGCGCCGCGGGCTATGACCTATACAGTGCCTGTGAATACACAGTACCACCTATGGAGAAAGCTCTTGTGAAAACAGACATTCAGATAGCTCTTCCTAATGGGTGCTATGGGAGAGTAGCTCCACGTTCTGGCTTGGCTGCGAAACACTTCATAGATGTAGGAGCTGGTGTCATAGATGAAGATTATAGACGAAATGTTGGTGTTGTACTGTTTAATTTTGGCAAAGAGAAGTTCGAAGTCAAAAAGGGTGATGGAATTGCACAGCTCATTTGTGAACGTATATTTTACCCAGAAATAGAGGAAGTTCAAGTTTTAGATGACACTGAAAGGGGTTCAGGAGGTTTTGGATCCActggaaataattaa